The Penaeus vannamei isolate JL-2024 chromosome 39, ASM4276789v1, whole genome shotgun sequence genome window below encodes:
- the per gene encoding period circadian protein isoform X6, with protein MEEQTMDENEVKNPGQQESAYGSLESSSQGQSQKSSYSGSKSLNSGSSHSSGFGDNADFSRVNRLKDIKHKEHKRKKVKEKTEKLLAKEKPEKFNKEEKKDDKEKSGSDEHDQRLNSETASSITTGIEESTSTFNCHANDGDDRVGDQPTLVYTQALNYIRKIKERSAEQGVPFASPELIQLPRDTHDAAAFLKSFKSARGFTVAISVQDGTVLHLSPAVTDVLGFPKDMLIGQSFIDFVYPKDSINFSSKIIHGLNMPFRTDSIKDNYGTSFFCRMRMYHGLKSSGFGVRNKRTIYKPCKIILKFHDPSCMEETASTYGPNSSLLLAEVIPIESVYHVPGETPAMGSFSIRHSASCNFSEYDPEAIPYLGHLPQDLTGNSVFDCYHPEDLPLLKSVYEDIVKEQGKPHRSKPYRFRTFNGSYVTLETEWLCFVNPWTKKIDSIIGQHRVLKGPSDIAIFLDPTEKSQSPVPEEVLKEAQKAQKEIIELLAKPVATYRDPSKEPQEMRRRTLAHMMSSIVEELDNMEKKQSTAEERNIDGHRPGGRQPLSMVTEPGQPNVFPTTQDQASVVMGEISPHQDDRCYESNPSTSTPSSYSKLNYNETMQRYCTIKTGEREEGSTFSHTSVPLCLWYFNTCLLFFM; from the exons ATGGAAGAACAAACAATGGATGAAAATGAAGTCAAGAACCCAGGTCAGCAGGAGTCTGCATATGGGTCATTAGAGTCATCATCTCAGGGCCAGTCACAAAAAAG CAGCTACAGTGGGAGCAAAAGTCTCAATAGTGGATCAAGTCACAGCAGTGGCTTTGGAGATAATGCAGACTTCAG TAGGGTGAACAGACTAAAGGATATTAAACACAAAGAACAcaaaaggaagaaggtaaaagagaagACTGAGAAACTCCTGGCAAAAGAGAAACCTGAGAAATttaacaaggaagagaagaaagacgacaAGGAGAAGTCAGGTAGTGACGAGCATGACCAGAGACTCAACAGTGAAACAGCCAGTA GTATTACAACAGGTATTGAAGAAAGCACATCAACATTTAACTGCCATgcaaatgatggcgatgatagagTAGGTGATCAGCCTACTCTTGTATATACACAAGCCCTTaattatataagaaaaattaAGGAACGTTCTGCTGAACAAG GTGTTCCATTTGCTAGTCCAGAACTCATACAGCTTCCACGTGACACACATGATGCAGCAGCTTTTCTTAAGAGTTTCAAAAGTGCT CGAGGTTTTACCGTGGCCATCAGCGTTCAAGATGGCACTGTTCTTCATTTATCACCAGCTGTCACAGATGTCCTTGGCTTTCCCAAAGATATGCTTATTGGGCAGTCATTCATAGATTTTGTGTATCCAAAGGATTCAATTAACTTCTCATCCAAAATCATCCATGGGTTGAACATGCCTTTTAGAACCGACTCTATTAAAG ATAATTACGGCACCTCCTTCTTCTGCCGCATGCGCATGTACCATGGCCTGAAGTCCTCTGGCTTTGGTGTGCGTAATAAGAGAACAATATACAAGCCTTGCAAGATTATTCTGAAGTTCCATGATCCTTCTTGCATGGAAGAGACCGCATCAACGTATGGTCCAAATTCCTCTCTTCTGCTGGCAGAAGTTATTCCAATTGAGAGCGTCTATCATG TACCTGGTGAAACCCCCGCAATGGGTAGCTTTAGCATACGTCATTCTGCTTCTTGCAACTTCTCTGAGTACGATCCAGAGGCCATTCCATATCTAGGACACCTTCCTCAAGACTTAACTGGGAATTCTGTGTTTGATTGTTATCACCCAGAAGATCTGCCTTTGCTGAAGTCTGTGTATGAAGATA TTGTTAAAGAACAAGGCAAGCCACACCGGAGTAAACCGTACAGGTTCCGCACTTTCAATGGTAGCTATGTCACGCTGGAGACAGAGTGGCTCTGCTTTGTCAATCCATGGACTAAGAAGATTGATTCCATAATTGGTCAGCATAGGGTATTAAAG GGGCCAAGTGATATTGCAATATTCCTTGATCCTACTGAGAAAAGTCAGTCTCCGGTCCCAGAAGAAGTTCTCAAGGAGGCACAGAAAGCTCAAAAGGAAATCATTGAATTATTGGCCAAG CCTGTAGCCACGTACCGAGACCCTAGTAAAGAACCTCAGGAGATGAGGCGTCGCACCCTGGCCCACATGATGAGCTCAATCGTGGAGGAGCTTGACAACATGGAGAAGAAACAAAGCACAGCTGAAGAAAGGAACATAGACGGACATAGGCCAGGTGGTCGACAACCCCTCAGCATGGTGACCGAGCCAGGCCAGCCCAATGTT TTTCCAACCACCCAGGACCAAGCATCAGTAGTCATGGGAGAGATCTCTCCTCATCAAGATGACCGTTGTTATGAGTCCAACCCCTCAACCTCTACCCCATCTAGCTACAGCAAGCTCAACTACAATGAAACTATGCAGAGGTACTGTACCATCAAAAcaggtgaaagagaagagggttCGACTTTTTCACACACCTCTGTGCCACTTTGTTTGTGGTACTTCAAtacttgtttacttttttttatgtaa